One window of the Onychostoma macrolepis isolate SWU-2019 chromosome 21, ASM1243209v1, whole genome shotgun sequence genome contains the following:
- the rbm27 gene encoding RNA-binding protein 27 isoform X2, which translates to MIIENVDALKSWLAKLLEPICDADPSALANYVVALVKKDKPEKELRALCADQLDVFLQKETTGFVDKLFECLTTKNYLGNPAAKEESKIPVQKLEEKEETSHVEEDRDNRRRRSPLRNRSDFNESRARDDRRRDDRKRRELERHGKSGESYRDRHERRGGSSRGRSYSRSRSRSRSSSRGKSREREHNQRREHRSKFEQERKDTEPYNPSSAHMGNPHHQQNHPPPLLPLPLPQHQFPSSGSPAVPNAVSVVAPAHLPDSTTESWSTYFTNHTDGKTFNKSSTLKHRCRDYDEKGFCIRGDLCPFDHGNDPLIVDDVTLPTMIPFPPPPSLPRMPMPPMTEPPPGMPMPLPLPPPHGQPPPPGIYPMPGPPLIPATGIDTPPHSRTSTSSPLALPGVGPPPPPPPPPPPSSSSSTSASLHPQYTLSEYSYDPEAYNPESPGLTGPGRAQYRHFIPRIQTQRPNLIGLTSGDGQNSRGIRSANIVIQTEPSITSVLSNEVRYNSEQENRKRCLPSIDGPQAKKPWMEKPNFNNQHKPTFPKKNHYVNTKLEVRKIPRELNNITKLNEHFSKFGTIVNIQVVFGGDPEAALIQYTANDEARRAISSTEAVLNNRFIRVYWHREATSNTQEQGPSQSTNPGQQHPTTHKVINKQHTAGSYVLNNTFPKQQIATGAAGTTGPTGGTEPTSPSQEPSVGLTPPSSLPKGPFSRTVLKTASKSLGKTGKALEAQEVLKKKHEALKLQQDMRKKKQEMLEKQIECQKVLINRLEKNRGMKPEERANIMKTLKELTEKISQLKNEISPTSQATANTTQTKSKTDAQKELLDAELDFHKKLTSGEDTTDLKRRLGQLQVEATRLGLIPAGRGKPPAAPSRGRGRGRGRSLRGRGGGNHMVVDHRPRALTIIGFTQEEKEELMPHFVKFGEIEELHDHDATSVVMTFKTRSEAENAANQGAKFKGRILQISWYKPKTPSVSTEPEEEESKEEVNAAGIHVMTEPVSPFLLPEEEEEDDDEDDEYESRSWRR; encoded by the exons ATGATTATAGAAAATGTTGACGCTCTGAAATCCTGGCTGGCTAAACTTCTTGAACCCAT ATGTGATGCTGACCCATCTGCATTGGCAAACTACGTTGTGGCGTTAGTGAAGAAGGATAAACCAGAGAAAGAACTCCGAGCATTGTGTGCGGATCAGTTGGACGTTTTCCTTCAGAAAG AGACTACAGGGTTTGTCGACAAACTCTTTGAATGTCTAACCACCAAAAATTATTTGGGAAATCCAGCTGCTAAAGAAGAGAGTAAAATCCCAGTGCAGAAGCTTGAGGAGAAGGAAGAG ACTAGTCATGTTGAAGAAGATAGGGataacagaagaagaagaagcccATTAAGGAATCGTTCTGACTTCAATGAATCAAG GGCTAGAGATGACCGCAGGAGAGACGACCGTAAGCGGCGGGAACTGGAACGTCACGGAAAGAGCGGAGAATCATACCGAGACCGTCATGAGCGGCGAGGAGGAAGCTCACGGGGGAGAAGCTACAGTCGAAGCAGGAGTCGTAGCCGCAGTAGCAGCCGTGGAAAGAGCCGAGAAAGAGAGCACAATCAGAGGAGAG AGCACAGATCCAAATTTGAGCAGGAGCGGAAGGACACAGAGCCTTACAACCCATCCTCTGCCCACATGGGTAACCCACACCACCAGCAGAACCATCCACCCCCCCTGCTCCCTCTGCCCCTTCCTCAGCACCAGTTCCCCTCCTCAGGGAGCCCCGCTGTCCCCAACGCCGTATCCGTGGTAGCACCGGCTCACCTGCCCGACAGCACTACAGAGAGCTGGTCCACATACTTCACCAACCACACAGACGGCAAGACGTTCAACAAGAGCAGCACACTTAAACATCGCTGCAGAGACTACGACG AGAAAGGATTTTGCATACGAGGCGATCTGTGTCCTTTTGACCACGGTAATGACCCTCTGATCGTGGATGACGTCACGCTTCCTACCATGATCCCGTTTCCACCCCCACCAAGCCTGCCCCGGATGCCCATGCCGCCTATGACAGAACCTCCTCCTGGCATGCCCATGCCGCTGCCGCTGCCCCCTCCCCACGGACAGCCTCCGCCTCCAGGCATCTACCCCATGCCAG GGCCTCCTCTAATCCCAGCTACTGGGATAGACACTCCACCCCACTCCAGAACCAGCACCTCTTCCCCTTTGGCCCTGCCTGGAGTGGGACCTCCTcctccaccaccaccacctccacctccttcttcttcttcctccactTCTGCCTCTCTCCACCCTCAGTACACTCTCTCTGAAT ACAGCTATGATCCTGAGGCCTATAACCCAGAGTCTCCGGGACTGACCGGGCCAGGCAGAGCTCAGTACCGCCATTTCATCCCTCGCATCCAGACACAGAGACCCAATCTCATCGGCCTCACCTCTGGGGACGGACAAAACTCACGAGGTATCAGAT cGGCTAACATAGTAATCCAGACAGAGCCATCCATCACAAGTGTGTTGAGCAACGAGGTGAGGTACAACTCGGAGCAGGAGAACAGGAAGAGATGTCTGCCATCTATAGATGGACCGCAGGCCAAAAAACCCTGGATGGAAAA ACCAAATTTCAATAACCAGCATAAACCCACCTTCCCGAAAAAGAACCATTATGTAAACACCAAACTAGAGGTCCGCAAAATCCCCCGGGAACTTAACAACATCACCAAACTCAATGAGCACTTCAGCAAGTTTGGAACGATAGTCAACATCCAG GTGGTGTTTGGGGGCGACCCTGAGGCAGCATTGATCCAGTATACAGCTAATGATGAGGCTCGGAGGGCCATCTCCAGCACCGAAGCCGTTCTGAATAACCGCTTCATCAGAGTGTACTGGCATAGAGAGGCCACATCTAACACACAGGAACAGGGACCCAGTCAGAGCACAAACCCTGGACAACAACATCCCACAACACACAAG GTCATTAATAAGCAGCACACAGCAGGATCTTACGTGCTGAATAATACCTTCCCAAAACAGCAGATTGCCACAGGAGCCGCAGGCACAACGGGCCCCACGGGCGGCACTGAACCTACGAGCCCTAGCCAGGAGCCTtcagtg GGTTTGACACCACCTTCAAGTTTACCGAAGGGTCCGTTCTCACGCACGGTGTTGAAAACCGCATCAAAATCATTGGGAAAAACAGGCAAAGCACTTGAAGCCCAGGAGGTTTTGAAAAAGAAGCAT GAGGCGCTGAAACTGCAGCAAGACATGAGGAAGAAGAAACAAGAAATGCTTGAAAAACAGATCGAATGTCAGAAG GTGCTGATAAACCGCCTGGAAAAGAACAGAGGGATGAAGCCAGAGGAGAGAGCCAACATCATGAAGACTCTCAAAGAACTGACAGAAAAGATCTCTCAGCTGAAGAATGAGATCAGCCCGACCTCACAAGCTACTGCCAACACCACACAAACAAAGTCAAAAACAGAT GCACAGAAAGAGTTGCTTGACGCAGAGTTGGATTTCCATAAGAAGCTGACGTCAGGAGAAGACACCACAGACCTGAAGAGGAGGTTGGGTCAGTTGCAGGTGGAG GCAACACGGTTGGGTTTGATCCCGGCTGGGCGGGGCAAGCCACCAGCAGCACCAAGTCGAGGCAGAGGGAGGGGCCGGGGGCGGAGCCTGAGGGGGCGTGGAGGAGGCAATCACATGGTAGTAGACCACCGGCCTCGAGCCCTCACTATCATTGGCTTCACACAGGAAGAGAAGGAGGAGCTCATGCCGCATTTTGTG AAATTTGGCGAGATTGAGGAGCTTCATGACCATGATGCTACCAGTGTCGTGATGACCTTCAAAACCCGAAGTGAAGCGGAAAAT gctgCAAACCAAGGGGCGAAGTTCAAAGGTCGAATTTTACAGATCTCGTGGTACAAACCTAAAACTCCATCCGTGTCCACTGAACCAGAAGAGGAAGAGTCAAAGGAAGAGGTCAACGCCGCAGGAATTCATGTAATGACG GAGCCAGTTAGCCCCTTTCTGCTtccagaggaagaggaagaagatGATGACGAAGATGATGAATATGAGAGCCGCTCTTGGAGGCGATGA
- the rbm27 gene encoding RNA-binding protein 27 isoform X1 encodes MIIENVDALKSWLAKLLEPICDADPSALANYVVALVKKDKPEKELRALCADQLDVFLQKETTGFVDKLFECLTTKNYLGNPAAKEESKIPVQKLEEKEETSHVEEDRDNRRRRSPLRNRSDFNESRARDDRRRDDRKRRELERHGKSGESYRDRHERRGGSSRGRSYSRSRSRSRSSSRGKSREREHNQRRAEHRSKFEQERKDTEPYNPSSAHMGNPHHQQNHPPPLLPLPLPQHQFPSSGSPAVPNAVSVVAPAHLPDSTTESWSTYFTNHTDGKTFNKSSTLKHRCRDYDEKGFCIRGDLCPFDHGNDPLIVDDVTLPTMIPFPPPPSLPRMPMPPMTEPPPGMPMPLPLPPPHGQPPPPGIYPMPGPPLIPATGIDTPPHSRTSTSSPLALPGVGPPPPPPPPPPPSSSSSTSASLHPQYTLSEYSYDPEAYNPESPGLTGPGRAQYRHFIPRIQTQRPNLIGLTSGDGQNSRGIRSANIVIQTEPSITSVLSNEVRYNSEQENRKRCLPSIDGPQAKKPWMEKPNFNNQHKPTFPKKNHYVNTKLEVRKIPRELNNITKLNEHFSKFGTIVNIQVVFGGDPEAALIQYTANDEARRAISSTEAVLNNRFIRVYWHREATSNTQEQGPSQSTNPGQQHPTTHKVINKQHTAGSYVLNNTFPKQQIATGAAGTTGPTGGTEPTSPSQEPSVGLTPPSSLPKGPFSRTVLKTASKSLGKTGKALEAQEVLKKKHEALKLQQDMRKKKQEMLEKQIECQKVLINRLEKNRGMKPEERANIMKTLKELTEKISQLKNEISPTSQATANTTQTKSKTDAQKELLDAELDFHKKLTSGEDTTDLKRRLGQLQVEATRLGLIPAGRGKPPAAPSRGRGRGRGRSLRGRGGGNHMVVDHRPRALTIIGFTQEEKEELMPHFVKFGEIEELHDHDATSVVMTFKTRSEAENAANQGAKFKGRILQISWYKPKTPSVSTEPEEEESKEEVNAAGIHVMTEPVSPFLLPEEEEEDDDEDDEYESRSWRR; translated from the exons ATGATTATAGAAAATGTTGACGCTCTGAAATCCTGGCTGGCTAAACTTCTTGAACCCAT ATGTGATGCTGACCCATCTGCATTGGCAAACTACGTTGTGGCGTTAGTGAAGAAGGATAAACCAGAGAAAGAACTCCGAGCATTGTGTGCGGATCAGTTGGACGTTTTCCTTCAGAAAG AGACTACAGGGTTTGTCGACAAACTCTTTGAATGTCTAACCACCAAAAATTATTTGGGAAATCCAGCTGCTAAAGAAGAGAGTAAAATCCCAGTGCAGAAGCTTGAGGAGAAGGAAGAG ACTAGTCATGTTGAAGAAGATAGGGataacagaagaagaagaagcccATTAAGGAATCGTTCTGACTTCAATGAATCAAG GGCTAGAGATGACCGCAGGAGAGACGACCGTAAGCGGCGGGAACTGGAACGTCACGGAAAGAGCGGAGAATCATACCGAGACCGTCATGAGCGGCGAGGAGGAAGCTCACGGGGGAGAAGCTACAGTCGAAGCAGGAGTCGTAGCCGCAGTAGCAGCCGTGGAAAGAGCCGAGAAAGAGAGCACAATCAGAGGAGAG CAGAGCACAGATCCAAATTTGAGCAGGAGCGGAAGGACACAGAGCCTTACAACCCATCCTCTGCCCACATGGGTAACCCACACCACCAGCAGAACCATCCACCCCCCCTGCTCCCTCTGCCCCTTCCTCAGCACCAGTTCCCCTCCTCAGGGAGCCCCGCTGTCCCCAACGCCGTATCCGTGGTAGCACCGGCTCACCTGCCCGACAGCACTACAGAGAGCTGGTCCACATACTTCACCAACCACACAGACGGCAAGACGTTCAACAAGAGCAGCACACTTAAACATCGCTGCAGAGACTACGACG AGAAAGGATTTTGCATACGAGGCGATCTGTGTCCTTTTGACCACGGTAATGACCCTCTGATCGTGGATGACGTCACGCTTCCTACCATGATCCCGTTTCCACCCCCACCAAGCCTGCCCCGGATGCCCATGCCGCCTATGACAGAACCTCCTCCTGGCATGCCCATGCCGCTGCCGCTGCCCCCTCCCCACGGACAGCCTCCGCCTCCAGGCATCTACCCCATGCCAG GGCCTCCTCTAATCCCAGCTACTGGGATAGACACTCCACCCCACTCCAGAACCAGCACCTCTTCCCCTTTGGCCCTGCCTGGAGTGGGACCTCCTcctccaccaccaccacctccacctccttcttcttcttcctccactTCTGCCTCTCTCCACCCTCAGTACACTCTCTCTGAAT ACAGCTATGATCCTGAGGCCTATAACCCAGAGTCTCCGGGACTGACCGGGCCAGGCAGAGCTCAGTACCGCCATTTCATCCCTCGCATCCAGACACAGAGACCCAATCTCATCGGCCTCACCTCTGGGGACGGACAAAACTCACGAGGTATCAGAT cGGCTAACATAGTAATCCAGACAGAGCCATCCATCACAAGTGTGTTGAGCAACGAGGTGAGGTACAACTCGGAGCAGGAGAACAGGAAGAGATGTCTGCCATCTATAGATGGACCGCAGGCCAAAAAACCCTGGATGGAAAA ACCAAATTTCAATAACCAGCATAAACCCACCTTCCCGAAAAAGAACCATTATGTAAACACCAAACTAGAGGTCCGCAAAATCCCCCGGGAACTTAACAACATCACCAAACTCAATGAGCACTTCAGCAAGTTTGGAACGATAGTCAACATCCAG GTGGTGTTTGGGGGCGACCCTGAGGCAGCATTGATCCAGTATACAGCTAATGATGAGGCTCGGAGGGCCATCTCCAGCACCGAAGCCGTTCTGAATAACCGCTTCATCAGAGTGTACTGGCATAGAGAGGCCACATCTAACACACAGGAACAGGGACCCAGTCAGAGCACAAACCCTGGACAACAACATCCCACAACACACAAG GTCATTAATAAGCAGCACACAGCAGGATCTTACGTGCTGAATAATACCTTCCCAAAACAGCAGATTGCCACAGGAGCCGCAGGCACAACGGGCCCCACGGGCGGCACTGAACCTACGAGCCCTAGCCAGGAGCCTtcagtg GGTTTGACACCACCTTCAAGTTTACCGAAGGGTCCGTTCTCACGCACGGTGTTGAAAACCGCATCAAAATCATTGGGAAAAACAGGCAAAGCACTTGAAGCCCAGGAGGTTTTGAAAAAGAAGCAT GAGGCGCTGAAACTGCAGCAAGACATGAGGAAGAAGAAACAAGAAATGCTTGAAAAACAGATCGAATGTCAGAAG GTGCTGATAAACCGCCTGGAAAAGAACAGAGGGATGAAGCCAGAGGAGAGAGCCAACATCATGAAGACTCTCAAAGAACTGACAGAAAAGATCTCTCAGCTGAAGAATGAGATCAGCCCGACCTCACAAGCTACTGCCAACACCACACAAACAAAGTCAAAAACAGAT GCACAGAAAGAGTTGCTTGACGCAGAGTTGGATTTCCATAAGAAGCTGACGTCAGGAGAAGACACCACAGACCTGAAGAGGAGGTTGGGTCAGTTGCAGGTGGAG GCAACACGGTTGGGTTTGATCCCGGCTGGGCGGGGCAAGCCACCAGCAGCACCAAGTCGAGGCAGAGGGAGGGGCCGGGGGCGGAGCCTGAGGGGGCGTGGAGGAGGCAATCACATGGTAGTAGACCACCGGCCTCGAGCCCTCACTATCATTGGCTTCACACAGGAAGAGAAGGAGGAGCTCATGCCGCATTTTGTG AAATTTGGCGAGATTGAGGAGCTTCATGACCATGATGCTACCAGTGTCGTGATGACCTTCAAAACCCGAAGTGAAGCGGAAAAT gctgCAAACCAAGGGGCGAAGTTCAAAGGTCGAATTTTACAGATCTCGTGGTACAAACCTAAAACTCCATCCGTGTCCACTGAACCAGAAGAGGAAGAGTCAAAGGAAGAGGTCAACGCCGCAGGAATTCATGTAATGACG GAGCCAGTTAGCCCCTTTCTGCTtccagaggaagaggaagaagatGATGACGAAGATGATGAATATGAGAGCCGCTCTTGGAGGCGATGA
- the rbm27 gene encoding RNA-binding protein 27 isoform X4 has product MIIENVDALKSWLAKLLEPICDADPSALANYVVALVKKDKPEKELRALCADQLDVFLQKETTGFVDKLFECLTTKNYLGNPAAKEESKIPVQKLEEKEETSHVEEDRDNRRRRSPLRNRSDFNESRARDDRRRDDRKRRELERHGKSGESYRDRHERRGGSSRGRSYSRSRSRSRSSSRGKSREREHNQRREHRSKFEQERKDTEPYNPSSAHMGNPHHQQNHPPPLLPLPLPQHQFPSSGSPAVPNAVSVVAPAHLPDSTTESWSTYFTNHTDGKTFNKSSTLKHRCRDYDEKGFCIRGDLCPFDHGNDPLIVDDVTLPTMIPFPPPPSLPRMPMPPMTEPPPGMPMPLPLPPPHGQPPPPGIYPMPGPPLIPATGIDTPPHSRTSTSSPLALPGVGPPPPPPPPPPPSSSSSTSASLHPQYTLSEYSYDPEAYNPESPGLTGPGRAQYRHFIPRIQTQRPNLIGLTSGDGQNSRAANIVIQTEPSITSVLSNEVRYNSEQENRKRCLPSIDGPQAKKPWMEKPNFNNQHKPTFPKKNHYVNTKLEVRKIPRELNNITKLNEHFSKFGTIVNIQVVFGGDPEAALIQYTANDEARRAISSTEAVLNNRFIRVYWHREATSNTQEQGPSQSTNPGQQHPTTHKVINKQHTAGSYVLNNTFPKQQIATGAAGTTGPTGGTEPTSPSQEPSVGLTPPSSLPKGPFSRTVLKTASKSLGKTGKALEAQEVLKKKHEALKLQQDMRKKKQEMLEKQIECQKVLINRLEKNRGMKPEERANIMKTLKELTEKISQLKNEISPTSQATANTTQTKSKTDAQKELLDAELDFHKKLTSGEDTTDLKRRLGQLQVEATRLGLIPAGRGKPPAAPSRGRGRGRGRSLRGRGGGNHMVVDHRPRALTIIGFTQEEKEELMPHFVKFGEIEELHDHDATSVVMTFKTRSEAENAANQGAKFKGRILQISWYKPKTPSVSTEPEEEESKEEVNAAGIHVMTEPVSPFLLPEEEEEDDDEDDEYESRSWRR; this is encoded by the exons ATGATTATAGAAAATGTTGACGCTCTGAAATCCTGGCTGGCTAAACTTCTTGAACCCAT ATGTGATGCTGACCCATCTGCATTGGCAAACTACGTTGTGGCGTTAGTGAAGAAGGATAAACCAGAGAAAGAACTCCGAGCATTGTGTGCGGATCAGTTGGACGTTTTCCTTCAGAAAG AGACTACAGGGTTTGTCGACAAACTCTTTGAATGTCTAACCACCAAAAATTATTTGGGAAATCCAGCTGCTAAAGAAGAGAGTAAAATCCCAGTGCAGAAGCTTGAGGAGAAGGAAGAG ACTAGTCATGTTGAAGAAGATAGGGataacagaagaagaagaagcccATTAAGGAATCGTTCTGACTTCAATGAATCAAG GGCTAGAGATGACCGCAGGAGAGACGACCGTAAGCGGCGGGAACTGGAACGTCACGGAAAGAGCGGAGAATCATACCGAGACCGTCATGAGCGGCGAGGAGGAAGCTCACGGGGGAGAAGCTACAGTCGAAGCAGGAGTCGTAGCCGCAGTAGCAGCCGTGGAAAGAGCCGAGAAAGAGAGCACAATCAGAGGAGAG AGCACAGATCCAAATTTGAGCAGGAGCGGAAGGACACAGAGCCTTACAACCCATCCTCTGCCCACATGGGTAACCCACACCACCAGCAGAACCATCCACCCCCCCTGCTCCCTCTGCCCCTTCCTCAGCACCAGTTCCCCTCCTCAGGGAGCCCCGCTGTCCCCAACGCCGTATCCGTGGTAGCACCGGCTCACCTGCCCGACAGCACTACAGAGAGCTGGTCCACATACTTCACCAACCACACAGACGGCAAGACGTTCAACAAGAGCAGCACACTTAAACATCGCTGCAGAGACTACGACG AGAAAGGATTTTGCATACGAGGCGATCTGTGTCCTTTTGACCACGGTAATGACCCTCTGATCGTGGATGACGTCACGCTTCCTACCATGATCCCGTTTCCACCCCCACCAAGCCTGCCCCGGATGCCCATGCCGCCTATGACAGAACCTCCTCCTGGCATGCCCATGCCGCTGCCGCTGCCCCCTCCCCACGGACAGCCTCCGCCTCCAGGCATCTACCCCATGCCAG GGCCTCCTCTAATCCCAGCTACTGGGATAGACACTCCACCCCACTCCAGAACCAGCACCTCTTCCCCTTTGGCCCTGCCTGGAGTGGGACCTCCTcctccaccaccaccacctccacctccttcttcttcttcctccactTCTGCCTCTCTCCACCCTCAGTACACTCTCTCTGAAT ACAGCTATGATCCTGAGGCCTATAACCCAGAGTCTCCGGGACTGACCGGGCCAGGCAGAGCTCAGTACCGCCATTTCATCCCTCGCATCCAGACACAGAGACCCAATCTCATCGGCCTCACCTCTGGGGACGGACAAAACTCACGAG cGGCTAACATAGTAATCCAGACAGAGCCATCCATCACAAGTGTGTTGAGCAACGAGGTGAGGTACAACTCGGAGCAGGAGAACAGGAAGAGATGTCTGCCATCTATAGATGGACCGCAGGCCAAAAAACCCTGGATGGAAAA ACCAAATTTCAATAACCAGCATAAACCCACCTTCCCGAAAAAGAACCATTATGTAAACACCAAACTAGAGGTCCGCAAAATCCCCCGGGAACTTAACAACATCACCAAACTCAATGAGCACTTCAGCAAGTTTGGAACGATAGTCAACATCCAG GTGGTGTTTGGGGGCGACCCTGAGGCAGCATTGATCCAGTATACAGCTAATGATGAGGCTCGGAGGGCCATCTCCAGCACCGAAGCCGTTCTGAATAACCGCTTCATCAGAGTGTACTGGCATAGAGAGGCCACATCTAACACACAGGAACAGGGACCCAGTCAGAGCACAAACCCTGGACAACAACATCCCACAACACACAAG GTCATTAATAAGCAGCACACAGCAGGATCTTACGTGCTGAATAATACCTTCCCAAAACAGCAGATTGCCACAGGAGCCGCAGGCACAACGGGCCCCACGGGCGGCACTGAACCTACGAGCCCTAGCCAGGAGCCTtcagtg GGTTTGACACCACCTTCAAGTTTACCGAAGGGTCCGTTCTCACGCACGGTGTTGAAAACCGCATCAAAATCATTGGGAAAAACAGGCAAAGCACTTGAAGCCCAGGAGGTTTTGAAAAAGAAGCAT GAGGCGCTGAAACTGCAGCAAGACATGAGGAAGAAGAAACAAGAAATGCTTGAAAAACAGATCGAATGTCAGAAG GTGCTGATAAACCGCCTGGAAAAGAACAGAGGGATGAAGCCAGAGGAGAGAGCCAACATCATGAAGACTCTCAAAGAACTGACAGAAAAGATCTCTCAGCTGAAGAATGAGATCAGCCCGACCTCACAAGCTACTGCCAACACCACACAAACAAAGTCAAAAACAGAT GCACAGAAAGAGTTGCTTGACGCAGAGTTGGATTTCCATAAGAAGCTGACGTCAGGAGAAGACACCACAGACCTGAAGAGGAGGTTGGGTCAGTTGCAGGTGGAG GCAACACGGTTGGGTTTGATCCCGGCTGGGCGGGGCAAGCCACCAGCAGCACCAAGTCGAGGCAGAGGGAGGGGCCGGGGGCGGAGCCTGAGGGGGCGTGGAGGAGGCAATCACATGGTAGTAGACCACCGGCCTCGAGCCCTCACTATCATTGGCTTCACACAGGAAGAGAAGGAGGAGCTCATGCCGCATTTTGTG AAATTTGGCGAGATTGAGGAGCTTCATGACCATGATGCTACCAGTGTCGTGATGACCTTCAAAACCCGAAGTGAAGCGGAAAAT gctgCAAACCAAGGGGCGAAGTTCAAAGGTCGAATTTTACAGATCTCGTGGTACAAACCTAAAACTCCATCCGTGTCCACTGAACCAGAAGAGGAAGAGTCAAAGGAAGAGGTCAACGCCGCAGGAATTCATGTAATGACG GAGCCAGTTAGCCCCTTTCTGCTtccagaggaagaggaagaagatGATGACGAAGATGATGAATATGAGAGCCGCTCTTGGAGGCGATGA